From Macaca mulatta isolate MMU2019108-1 chromosome 3, T2T-MMU8v2.0, whole genome shotgun sequence, the proteins below share one genomic window:
- the FZD9 gene encoding frizzled-9, whose protein sequence is MAVAPLRGALLLWQLLAAGGAALEIGRFDPERGRGAAPCQAVEIPMCRGIGYNLTRMPNLLGHTSQGEAAAELAEFAPLVQYGCHSHLRFFLCSLYAPMCTDQVSTPIPACRPMCEQARLRCAPIMEQFNFGWPDSLDCARLPTRNDPHALCMEAPENATAGPAEPHKGLGMLPVAPRPARPPGDLGPGAGGGGTCENPEKFQYVEKSRSCAPRCGPGVEVFWSRRDKDFALVWMAVWSALCFFSTAFTVLTFLLEPHRFQYPERPIIFLSMCYNVYSLAFLIRAVAGAQSVACDQEAGALYVIQEGLENTGCTLVFLLLYYFGMASSLWWVVLTLTWFLAAGKKWGHEAIEAHGSYFHMAAWGLPALKTIVILTLRKVAGDELTGLCYVASTDAAALTGFVLVPLSGYLVLGSSFLLTGFVALFHIRKIMKTGGTNTEKLEKLMVKIGVFSILYTVPATCVIVCYVYERLNMDFWRLRATEQPCAAAAGPGGRRDCSLPGGSVPTVAVFMLKIFMSLVVGITSGVWVWSSKTFQTWQSLCYRKMAAGRARAKACRVPGGYGRGTHCHYKAPTVVLHMTKTDPSLENPTHL, encoded by the coding sequence ATGGCCGTGGCGCCGCTGCGGGGGGCGCTGCTGCTGTGGCAGCTGCTGGCGGCGGGCGGCGCGGCGCTGGAGATCGGCCGCTTCGACCCGGAGCGCGGGCGCGGGGCTGCGCCGTGCCAGGCGGTGGAGATCCCCATGTGCCGCGGCATCGGCTACAACCTGACCCGCATGCCCAACCTCCTGGGCCACACGTCGCAGGGCGAGGCGGCCGCCGAGCTGGCGGAGTTCGCGCCGCTGGTGCAGTACGGCTGCCACAGCCACCTGCGCTTCTTCCTGTGCTCGCTCTACGCGCCCATGTGCACCGACCAGGTCTCGACGCCCATTCCCGCCTGCCGGCCCATGTGCGAGCAGGCGCGCCTGCGCTGCGCGCCCATCATGGAGCAGTTCAATTTCGGCTGGCCCGACTCGCTCGACTGCGCTCGGCTGCCCACGCGCAACGACCCGCACGCGCTGTGCATGGAGGCGCCCGAGAACGCCACGGCCGGCCCCGCGGAGCCCCACAAGGGCCTGGGCATGCTGCCCGTGGCGCCGCGGCCCGCGCGCCCTCCCGGAGACCTGGGCCCGGGCGCTGGCGGCGGTGGCACCTGTGAGAACCCCGAGAAGTTCCAGTACGTGGAGAAGAGCCGCTCGTGCGCACCCCGCTGCGGGCCCGGCGTCGAGGTGTTCTGGTCCCGGCGCGACAAGGACTTCGCGCTGGTCTGGATGGCCGTGTGGTCGGCGCTGTGCTTCTTCTCCACCGCCTTCACCGTGCTCACCTTCCTGCTGGAGCCCCACCGCTTCCAGTACCCCGAGCGCCCCATCATCTTCCTCTCCATGTGCTACAACGTCTACTCGCTGGCCTTCCTAATCCGTGCGGTGGCCGGAGCGCAGAGCGTGGCCTGTGACCAGGAGGCAGGCGCGCTCTACGTGATCCAGGAGGGCCTGGAGAACACGGGGTGCACGCTGGTCTTCTTGCTCCTGTACTACTTCGGCATGGCCAGCTCGCTCTGGTGGGTGGTCCTGACGCTCACCTGGTTCCTGGCCGCCGGGAAGAAATGGGGCCACGAGGCCATCGAGGCCCACGGCAGCTACTTCCACATGGCTGCCTGGGGCCTGCCCGCGCTCAAGACCATCGTCATCCTGACCCTGCGCAAGGTGGCAGGGGATGAGCTGACCGGGCTCTGCTACGTGGCCAGCACGGATGCGGCGGCGCTCACGGGCTTCGTGCTGGTGCCCCTTTCCGGCTACCTGGTGCTGGGCAGTAGTTTCCTCCTGACCGGCTTCGTGGCCCTCTTCCACATCCGCAAGATCATGAAGACGGGCGGCACCAACACAGAGAAGCTGGAGAAGCTCATGGTCAAGATCGGCGTCTTCTCCATCCTCTACACGGTGCCCGCCACCTGTGTCATTGTTTGCTATGTCTACGAACGCCTCAACATGGACTTCTGGCGCCTTCGGGCCACAGAGCAACCATGCGCAGCGGCCGCGGGGCCCGGAGGCCGGAGGGACTGCTCGCTGCCAGGGGGCTCGGTGCCCACCGTGGCGGTCTTCATGCTCAAAATCTTCATGTCACTGGTGGTGGGGATCACCAGCGGCGTCTGGGTGTGGAGCTCCAAAACTTTCCAGACCTGGCAGAGCCTGTGCTACCGCAAGATGGCAGCTGGCCGGGCCCGGGCCAAGGCCTGCCGGGTCCCCGGGGGCTATGGCCGTGGCACGCACTGCCACTATAAGGCTCCCACCGTGGTCTTGCACATGACTAAGACGGACCCCTCTCTGGAGAACCCCACACACCTCTAG